In the genome of Phycisphaerae bacterium, one region contains:
- a CDS encoding GDP-mannose 4,6-dehydratase, with protein MPPRILVTGGAGFIGSHVCEALIARGDSVVALDNFDDFYALDVKRRNIADLISHDRFRIIEGDIRDAALMGSIFSEGIDGVVHLAARAGVRPSIEQPLLYEDVNVRGTLVLLEACRTRPKCRFVFASSSSVYGNRRDVPFRESDRVDDPISPYAATKKAGELICHTYHHLYGIPITCLRFFTVYGPRQRPDLAIHKFARLIESGKPVPVFGDGSMTRDFTFIADTVDGVLRALDRCDEYRIYNLGNEHPVSVMELIRALENALGRSARIEHLPLQPGDVDRTYADVSVARAELGYDPATNLADGLACFANWMRKQKL; from the coding sequence ATGCCTCCTCGAATTCTCGTCACTGGCGGAGCCGGCTTCATCGGCTCGCACGTTTGCGAAGCCCTGATCGCCCGCGGCGATTCGGTCGTCGCCCTCGATAACTTCGACGACTTCTACGCCCTCGACGTCAAGCGCCGCAACATCGCGGATCTCATTTCCCACGACCGCTTCCGAATCATCGAAGGTGACATCCGCGACGCCGCGCTGATGGGCTCGATCTTCTCCGAGGGAATCGACGGCGTTGTTCACCTGGCCGCCCGCGCCGGCGTCCGTCCATCCATTGAGCAACCGCTGCTCTACGAAGACGTCAACGTGCGCGGAACGCTGGTCCTGCTCGAAGCCTGTCGAACGAGGCCGAAGTGCCGGTTCGTCTTCGCCAGCAGCTCCAGCGTTTACGGCAACCGCCGCGACGTCCCCTTCCGCGAGAGCGACCGCGTCGACGACCCCATCTCCCCCTACGCCGCCACGAAGAAAGCCGGCGAGCTGATCTGCCACACCTACCACCACCTCTACGGCATCCCCATCACCTGCCTGCGCTTCTTCACCGTCTACGGACCAAGGCAGCGCCCCGACCTTGCGATTCACAAGTTCGCCCGGCTGATCGAGTCGGGAAAGCCCGTCCCCGTATTCGGCGACGGCTCCATGACCCGCGACTTCACCTTCATTGCCGACACCGTCGACGGCGTGCTCCGCGCCTTGGATCGCTGCGACGAATACCGAATCTATAACCTGGGCAACGAACATCCCGTTTCGGTAATGGAATTGATCCGGGCTCTCGAAAACGCCCTGGGACGCTCCGCCCGCATTGAGCACCTTCCTCTCCAACCCGGCGACGTCGACCGAACCTACGCCGACGTATCCGTCGCTCGGGCCGAACTGGGCTACGACCCGGCCACCAACCTGGCCGACGGCCTTGCCTGTTTTGCCAATTGGATGCGAAAGCAGAAACTGTAA
- a CDS encoding UDP-glucose/GDP-mannose dehydrogenase family protein — translation MKLCVVGTGYVGLVAGTGFAESGNHVVCVDIDDIKIAALKSGKIPIYEPGLKELVDRNTARGRLEFSTDLDEAVKRSRIIFLAVGTPPAPDGSADLTAALDVARTIGKSMDGYRIVVMKSTVPVGTHRLISEAIASQTDHPFDYVSNPEFMKEGAAVEDFLRPDRVVIGANNPAVIEIMRELYTPFLRRNERILIMDPASAEMTKYAANALLATKISFMNEIACLCEHLGADVESVRRGVGSDPRIGDAFLFPGVGFGGSCFPKDVSALVSMGQVAGSRMHIVEAVNDVNTRQRQRFARRVIDHFGEKCPRTTLAVWGLAFKARTDDVRESPALSAVQMFRERGMMVRAHDPEAMANAAREIGSDKGIEMCEDEYVALKGADALVIFTDWPVYRTPDFDRIEELLTSKIVFDGRNLYDPATLARRGFHYVCVGRPRAEAR, via the coding sequence ATGAAGCTTTGCGTGGTCGGCACGGGGTATGTCGGGTTGGTCGCGGGCACCGGTTTCGCCGAATCCGGAAACCACGTCGTCTGCGTGGACATCGATGACATCAAGATCGCCGCCTTGAAATCCGGCAAGATCCCCATCTACGAGCCCGGGCTCAAGGAGCTTGTCGACCGCAACACCGCCCGTGGGCGGCTCGAATTCAGTACCGATCTCGACGAAGCCGTCAAACGCTCGCGGATCATCTTCCTCGCCGTGGGCACGCCTCCCGCACCCGACGGCTCGGCCGATCTCACAGCCGCCCTCGACGTCGCCCGCACCATCGGAAAGTCCATGGACGGCTACCGCATCGTGGTCATGAAGAGCACCGTCCCCGTCGGTACACACCGGTTGATCTCCGAAGCCATCGCCTCGCAGACCGATCATCCCTTTGATTACGTCAGCAATCCCGAATTCATGAAAGAAGGCGCGGCCGTAGAGGACTTCCTCCGACCGGACCGGGTGGTCATTGGGGCCAACAACCCCGCCGTCATCGAGATCATGCGCGAACTCTACACGCCGTTCCTGCGGCGCAACGAGCGTATCCTCATCATGGACCCGGCCAGCGCCGAGATGACCAAGTACGCCGCCAACGCCCTGCTGGCCACGAAAATCTCCTTCATGAACGAAATCGCCTGCCTGTGCGAGCACCTCGGGGCCGACGTGGAGTCCGTTCGCCGAGGCGTGGGCTCCGACCCGCGTATCGGCGACGCGTTCCTCTTTCCCGGCGTGGGATTCGGCGGGTCCTGCTTCCCCAAGGACGTGTCCGCGCTGGTCTCGATGGGGCAGGTTGCGGGAAGCCGCATGCACATCGTCGAAGCCGTCAACGACGTGAACACCCGCCAGCGGCAGCGCTTCGCCCGACGGGTCATCGACCACTTCGGCGAAAAATGCCCGAGGACGACCCTCGCCGTTTGGGGGTTGGCATTCAAGGCCCGTACCGACGACGTGCGCGAATCGCCGGCGCTCTCGGCCGTGCAGATGTTCCGCGAACGCGGCATGATGGTCCGTGCCCACGATCCCGAGGCCATGGCCAACGCCGCAAGGGAAATCGGTTCTGACAAGGGCATTGAAATGTGCGAAGACGAGTACGTCGCGCTGAAGGGCGCCGACGCCCTCGTCATCTTCACCGACTGGCCGGTCTACCGCACCCCCGATTTCGACCGCATTGAAGAGCTCCTGACTTCCAAGATCGTCTTCGACGGACGAAACCTGTATGATCCCGCTACGCTCGCTCGGCGCGGCTTCCATTACGTCTGTGTTGGACGACCGCGGGCGGAAGCTCGATAG
- the wecB gene encoding UDP-N-acetylglucosamine 2-epimerase (non-hydrolyzing): MRVVCVCGARPNFMKVAPLVDALHHADIHPTLVHTGQHYDEHMSRCFFEELGIPRPDINLGVGSGSHAVQTAEVMRRFEPVCLETRPDWVVVVGDVNSTMACALVAAKLNIPVAHVEAGLRSFDRTMPEEINRIVADSISDLLFVSEPSGVENLRREGIPDERIRFVGNVMIDTLLRHREAAEQSAIRERLGLEPRGYVAVTLHRPSNVDDPTALGSILNALENISAELPIVFPLHPRTAANFKRFGLGARLAGLPRLIRTEPLGYLDFLSLMAGAAAMLTDSGGIQEETTILGVPCLTLRDNTERPITLTSGTNRLAGTRAETILAAWADMRANPLSARMMPELWDGRAAQRIVRELMACRQARTATSRGAPRMGPVAERSVPPTMTGVHGGSPDAMAAVVAAGGVES; encoded by the coding sequence ATGCGTGTCGTTTGCGTCTGCGGCGCTCGGCCGAACTTCATGAAAGTAGCCCCCCTCGTGGACGCCCTGCACCACGCGGACATCCACCCTACCCTGGTTCACACCGGCCAGCACTACGACGAGCACATGAGCCGCTGCTTCTTCGAGGAACTGGGCATCCCGCGTCCGGATATCAACCTCGGCGTGGGCAGCGGTTCCCACGCGGTCCAAACGGCCGAGGTCATGCGCCGCTTTGAGCCGGTCTGCCTCGAAACCCGCCCGGACTGGGTCGTGGTCGTGGGCGACGTCAACAGCACCATGGCTTGCGCGCTCGTCGCTGCCAAACTGAACATTCCCGTAGCCCACGTCGAAGCGGGACTTCGCAGCTTCGACCGCACCATGCCCGAGGAGATCAACCGAATCGTGGCTGACTCCATCAGCGATCTGCTGTTCGTCAGTGAACCCAGCGGCGTCGAGAATCTGCGTCGCGAGGGCATTCCCGATGAACGGATCCGCTTCGTCGGCAACGTCATGATTGATACGCTTCTCCGCCATAGAGAAGCCGCCGAGCAGTCCGCGATTCGCGAGAGACTCGGCCTCGAGCCACGCGGGTACGTCGCCGTCACCCTGCACCGGCCGTCCAATGTGGACGATCCCACTGCACTGGGCTCCATCCTGAACGCCCTGGAGAACATCTCCGCGGAACTCCCCATAGTATTCCCCTTGCACCCGCGCACGGCCGCCAACTTCAAGCGGTTCGGCCTGGGCGCCCGGCTCGCCGGCCTGCCACGGCTCATCCGCACCGAACCCCTCGGCTACCTCGATTTCCTCTCCTTGATGGCCGGTGCGGCGGCCATGCTGACGGACTCGGGCGGAATCCAGGAGGAGACGACCATACTCGGCGTGCCGTGCCTCACCCTGCGGGACAACACCGAAAGGCCGATCACGCTGACCAGTGGAACAAATCGCCTCGCTGGGACCCGGGCCGAGACCATTCTCGCGGCATGGGCCGACATGCGTGCCAATCCGCTTTCGGCGCGTATGATGCCCGAATTGTGGGATGGCCGAGCCGCCCAGCGGATCGTCCGCGAACTTATGGCGTGTCGCCAAGCACGGACTGCGACGTCTCGCGGCGCGCCGCGGATGGGGCCTGTTGCGGAACGGAGCGTGCCACCCACGATGACCGGCGTCCATGGCGGGTCGCCGGACGCAATGGCCGCGGTAGTGGCGGCCGGTGGAGTTGAATCATGA
- a CDS encoding HAD family hydrolase codes for MIKNPRTTPGVIFDLDGTLLDTLEDITASLNAVLTRIGRPTKQAGEVRDLVGEGLARMLSLASGRNEQTEIDRLIELYRPEYARRMFDETRFYPGAETALTELAQAGVPMCVLSNKTHDFTESLCRRFLNPWPFVRFLGQLPGGPRKPDPTTALELAAAMDRPPELVCFVGDSDVDIETAHNAGMAALAVTWGYRNVDILKSTRPTWIIDDPREIPRVILGHDWH; via the coding sequence ATGATCAAGAATCCCCGGACGACCCCCGGCGTGATCTTCGACCTCGATGGCACGCTTCTCGATACCCTTGAAGATATTACGGCGTCGCTGAACGCTGTTCTGACCCGAATTGGTCGCCCCACCAAACAGGCCGGGGAGGTCCGCGACCTGGTCGGGGAAGGACTTGCCCGCATGCTCAGTCTTGCTTCGGGTCGGAACGAACAGACTGAGATCGACAGGCTTATCGAACTCTACCGCCCGGAGTATGCCCGACGAATGTTCGACGAAACCCGCTTCTATCCGGGGGCAGAGACCGCCCTGACGGAACTCGCCCAGGCCGGCGTGCCCATGTGCGTTCTTTCCAACAAGACGCACGATTTCACGGAGTCGCTCTGCCGCAGATTTCTCAACCCTTGGCCATTCGTCCGTTTCCTGGGGCAGCTTCCCGGCGGACCTCGAAAGCCGGATCCGACCACGGCGCTCGAACTCGCCGCGGCCATGGACCGCCCACCCGAGCTGGTCTGTTTCGTCGGCGACTCCGACGTGGACATCGAAACGGCGCACAATGCGGGCATGGCTGCGCTGGCGGTAACCTGGGGCTACCGCAATGTAGACATTCTCAAGAGCACCCGGCCCACCTGGATCATCGACGACCCGAGGGAAATCCCTCGCGTGATTCTAGGCCACGATTGGCACTGA